CTTTCTCATGCTTTCGTTGAAATGAGTCATGCACGATCCATGCATGCAAAGCCAAAGATGCTCCACACGGTTGAGGAATGAAAAAGGTGCATGCTTAACTTTATGTGTggtctaaaatcaaaattcactTTCTTCATTTGAACCGAAAGGAATTCGAAGAATATAGAATCATAGGCACATGAAGCTGGAAAATAGAAATGTGCAATAGGAAAAGTTCATATATAGTAAATGTTTGTTGGTGAATACTCTACCGAAGTTTGATTGGACACTGGTATTATATGTTATgtttttatgttaaatttttttaaaatttaaatttttaatgaattttttttatagagtactGATATCTGACCAAACTCAAAGGTAAACAATCTAAGAAAATATAGACTTCAACAATACATTGATTCATGTTGTCTTATATTTGAATTCCTTAAACAAATAGTTAaaagattcaatcaatgatttttaCTTATGGATAAAATTTGGTTGAGAGAAAAGAACTTTCGTTATGTATCTAACAGGATTCTCGGTGAAGATTGGTCACCACTAAAcaactggaaaaaaaaatcgcatctataaataataataaaaaaaatcataaatagaCTTAAAATAAGCAGAAGAAATGCATATTTACCAATTTCAAGTTCTATTACGAGTCTCACATTTAGGTAAACGATCTTGTTGAAATACTTTGTGGCATCTACTAAGGACTTAAAGAACGAAATTGGATTTGCTACAGTAATTAACAGCAGGATGTTGTAACTGATCTGATCTGTCTGATTTTCAATAGATGACATGAATTTTTACCgtgtaaattttacatttttaaatatGAACAATTTGATCTAAGATTAATGGTCTTGATCCGTCAAAAAACCTAATTAAATTTGGTGCATTAGTACgaaaagatttgatttttcttttctttttcaatataaattgcAAGTGAACTCCGATATTGATAATATGATacatcacatttttttatataaagagATCAAATGTAATGTATGccaaataataaacaataaatatatctaCCTAGAtctaattgaaaatgaaaagaaaacaaaagtgaacaataatatatgaaaaatgaaattaaaataatgaacgAAAACAGAGTTTAATTTGTAAATATAGATAAGGAGGAACAAACCCCGTGATTCCCGACGAAAGAGCATATATTcacaaattatttttgaaaggTTTGGGTCTGCATCAAAGACAGCACATCATCACATTTTACAGTCTCGCACACATGCAGCTACTACTGCTGTCTATTAATTCATTCATTTCTTACTATATGCTTTTCAGCTATATATAGCTGGTAATTCATAttagcaaaaatataatataaataattgtgCTTATATGTCTTAACCTTTCGATTTTTGATCGCTGCAAGAATTGTTGGTTCTTGGATCGGTTTCATGTTGATGATTGGTCATTCACCAAAATGTAGACATGTAATTAGTCTGTAACATTAATTAGAAGCTAATTGTTGATTGATTGACTCACTGAATTAGGTTTATGTCCCCTCAATTTTTGTATGTATATATATCATGTagcattaattaatatttcGTGTGATTCTCActttacaacttttttttttcttcatacatTCAAATGACTAACCATTTCCCTAAGAGGACCAACAACATATTGATAAAGTGTACCCTCATCACAATATTTTGTACAAGTTTGTAATCAATATATGCATATAATTAATTAGTGTTAATAAGAAGTCGCACATCGGATATAGTTGGTATGAACATGAATTTATACATGAGGGCAATCTTCATCTTTCAAGCTGTTTTTATAGGATTGAGTTAACATAACtttcaattctaagatgatattAGAGTCTCTCAAAGATCTGTTGGGTCAATCGTTATTGGGCCACTCAACATTTATATTCATTCACCAATTCCAATACTTATTGAGTGTGAAGGGATGTGTTAAGAAATCACACATCAGATATCAGTTGACATGAATATGAGTTTATATATAAGTGAGAGCAATTCACATTTTACAAGTCGATTTTATAGGATTGACTTAAATTCAACTCTAAATTCTAAAAGTAACTTATATATTTCACGATATTATGTTCTCCAAAAAATTATACACATAAAATAAGTTTATTTATAGATAAAAAGATTAATTCAGGAATTTACTATGGAAAGGTACGTACACTCTGTATCAATTGGTTACAAGACAAACTCTTTGTTTGACTTCGCATGCAGCTAAGAATTTGTGGACTGAGACGTACACATTATTATTGTTTaccatatttatttttgaatttactAGTATTGGCaaaattttgtattattatcATCAGAAGAATCAAACTAATGTTTCTAATTTTCCTCAAAACTTTTTTAATTCTTGCCTATTAAAATGTTATGTACGGCCCCCTACTATATAtccttataataaaaaatatatatttatattgatCGACTAGctatagtttatattttattatgtcTCAAATTGTTATAAATATTGTCCTCACATGAAATAATCAAGTATATTCTTCCCATTCCTTGATGTCCAtgcatattaaaaatatatatacatacaccAACATCAACATGCTTAcgatatgaaaaaataaattatttatttatcatctCAAAGGGTCACAATAGAGAAGGAGAGAAAtagagttagagagagagagagagagagacctaGAAGGTGTTCAAAATTCTATGAGTGGAGATCAATCTAAGATATTTCTATGATCGAGGATTTTCTTTTCCAATATCCATGTATGAAGGaggaaaattaatattatataatagaTAGATATATCTAAGGAGTTGCAAAATAAAGATATTCAATCTCATCAAAGCAAAGTGTGGAAGATTGAAAATTGTGGAAGGTAGGTAAGTAGATAGATGGATATGAGGAAGGAAGAAACATGTGGCTCAATATGTTCCaagacaagtgtttcaattaaTGAAAATGGTTGCGAAATTAGTGAAgcaaatgaagatgaagaaagtAAGCAAAACAACAATGGAGGAATAAGCTCAAGCAATAGTACTATTGAAGAGAATTCTGAGAAGAAACCATCAGTGAGACCTTATGTTAGATCCAAGTTTCCTAGGCTACGTTGGACTCCTGATCTTCATTTTCGATTTCTTCATGCTGTTCAAAGACTTGGTGGACAAGAGAGTAAGTTTCCGCGCGCGCGCAACACATACAAAACAACATATAGCTTCTTTTTTCCTTTgctaaatttcaatttttctttggaGATCTCATTAATTAGTACTAGGTAGCTAGTGTAATTAATTCAACAATATTTATCCCCGAAAGAGTAGCCCAGATGTTTTGGTTGGGACACTGAATGAGTTATAATGGAGGTCCAGAGTTCAGTCTTTACCATTTTCGTCTCCTAAACAAAATTTGCCTATAGAAAAACAACTCGAAAAATTtaagttgtattttttttaatttatgagtATCTATTGTTAATAATATTCTGATGTGTAGGAGCAACTCCAAAATTGGTTCTTCAATTGATGAATATAAAAGGTTTGAGTATTGCTCATGTGAAGAGTCATTTGCAggtaaaaaatcataaataaatattgttgcAACCTATagagctagctagctagctttttatttataattgtttaATTTAACTAACTTCTTTTATTTcacatatatttcttttttcagATGTATAGAAGCAAGAAAGTAGTTGACACAAATAAAGGTACAATaaggttttcattttttgtatGAATCCAATTAACCATTATAATTAGTTATTATATTAGGGTTTGAGCTTACAAGTGTGTCTATGATTGTATATGTGACAGTGCTGGGTGATCATAGGCTTCTTGTAGACAATGGAGACAAAAATGTTTATAATCTCACCCAACTTCCTATGCTTCAAGGCTATACTCCAAACCAAACTTCATCAAATAGGTATACAAATATACTACTTCAAAAacccttttttttaatttcaataataaaaaattattataacgAGTACAAGGATACTAAACCCGAGATACAGAGAACAAATTATAACTAGCAACTaactttgtttcaaattttcttAAATCATTCCCAACTTTAGAACTATTCATGATGTGTTAGTTCAGTGTAAAAAGTTTaacattataattttaagaTTTAAAGTTCGAATTTTCTTAGATACAGTTGTAAAATAGTAATCGGTGTCTCTTTTCTTTTTCCAGATGTGGATATGGAGATGATTCTATTGCTATGTATGAAAACATGGTGCATATGAGTTCAATAAATGAATCTAGAGCTGATTTCTATGGAAGAATGATTGAGAGAACCAATaataacaacatcaataatatggaagttcataatatttttcaagtgaattcttcaaattttagaGAATTATCAACAAGTAAAGTCCATGAACCAAATGATAATTTCCTCTCATTTTGTGGCAATGAATCTTTTAGATTGAGCAAGAAGGATGATCAGCCTAGAGAACAAGAGCTCATGCCTAATGATAATCAAGTGGACTTGAAAACATTGAAAAGAAAAGCTTCAAATATGGACCTTGATTTGGATCTatcacttaaattaaattcaagGATCATTGGTGATGATCATAAGAACCAAGGAATTATAGAGGATCATCATGAAGTTGGAAGCAATTTATCTCTCTCATTGTATTCTCAATCTTCTTATAATCTttgcaaaagaaagaaagaaggacAAGATGATTCTAAGGAGCAAGAGAAAAGAGTGAATATAGGTTTGGATCTAACCATATGATAATGGGACATATTCTAAGTGAGATCTTGAGGTACTTGTCAGAAAATTATGCATGTTGTAACAAAATTATTACATTCATATCATAACCAGACAAAGTTGTATTTTCTTTCTTGTCTTTTTctagatatagatatatattGTGGACAGTGAATAACAATTTGTTTAGTTAAATACTCGTACTATTAGTTAATTAGATGTTATAAGAATCATGATCTGATCAACACATGTAGTGTTAGTTTTACACTTTATATTGCAATACAAGAGTGAAGTTATTAAAACTGCActgattaataatatatgaaaaaaatggcaaaaattCCATTAGAAAACCTAATTGTGAGGGAAACAAATGCTTGTTTATTCATTAGAATAATTTTGAATTAGTATTTAGGTAAACAACTATAAGTATTTTAAGATTGCATATTAGTGTATTGTAATTAAATTAGAACTAAATTATGTTCAAGAAATCCAAcatgtcatttttttctttttgtttttttgtctttaCTTGTATATATCTACTCTgccattaaattattttaaatatttataacaatGACGTTCTTCTGCGGTTATAAGAGTACTAGAAAGATTGCTTAGGTTAACTAGGGTAAGGTGTGTATGTCAAATAGTGGTGGAGGATTGGGGTCAGAGAACtaaaaattatagaattgaAATTTCCTAATAGTATTACTGTTTAGGGTCATTTTTTCTTGGCTTAAATATGTAAAAGGTCCCTACACTTACGCGttatttgagttttagtccctgcattttagAATCCTTTCGttttgccactgcactttcGTTTTGCCACTGCAAAATTAAATTAGTCATCAACTCTAAAGTCCAGAGATGTGGATATGGAGATGATTCTATTGCTATGTATGAAAACATGGTGcatatgaattaaattaaatgaaagtacagtggcaaaatgaaatgtttttaaaatgcagggactaaaactcaaataactcgtaagtgcagggaccttatacatatttaacccttttttcttttaatcaaaTAACTGAATTATttaagtgtatatatatattatatttatgaaATGGAAGCATAAAAATTGAAATGCCCAAGACCCGAGTGGTATAATGTTTTAGTATAAAAGGTGGAGGTGGTGTTTTTGAGTCATTGCCAAGCATTTTTTGAATTTACAGATAATAGCTGTTAAATGTGAttagtggcggagccaggatcCTAAGATAGGGGGTGCAAAAAAAATTCTGGTAGaagtgtaaaaataattttaagtaatactatttttttttttgaaaacttggtatccggccctatgaccgactaatccaagaggatcaatcccaccgtccacttgCAGGAGCCCATTtaaataatactagtaataaatatttttaatatttattattttatgtggagaaaaagtaaaatagaaaTGGGTCAAACAACGAAGTAAGCAAATTCATGACAT
This genomic interval from Trifolium pratense cultivar HEN17-A07 linkage group LG6, ARS_RC_1.1, whole genome shotgun sequence contains the following:
- the LOC123889858 gene encoding two-component response regulator ARR14-like, with translation MDMRKEETCGSICSKTSVSINENGCEISEANEDEESKQNNNGGISSSNSTIEENSEKKPSVRPYVRSKFPRLRWTPDLHFRFLHAVQRLGGQERATPKLVLQLMNIKGLSIAHVKSHLQMYRSKKVVDTNKVLGDHRLLVDNGDKNVYNLTQLPMLQGYTPNQTSSNRCGYGDDSIAMYENMVHMSSINESRADFYGRMIERTNNNNINNMEVHNIFQVNSSNFRELSTSKVHEPNDNFLSFCGNESFRLSKKDDQPREQELMPNDNQVDLKTLKRKASNMDLDLDLSLKLNSRIIGDDHKNQGIIEDHHEVGSNLSLSLYSQSSYNLCKRKKEGQDDSKEQEKRVNIGLDLTI